From one Nematostella vectensis chromosome 7, jaNemVect1.1, whole genome shotgun sequence genomic stretch:
- the LOC5497944 gene encoding nematocyst expressed protein 3-like isoform X3 yields the protein MRVVYLVLVVAVIIAITEAKSVKKSKTRSPKHPRHRTLADDYKLNRISAKYCKDYDDSCKAFGKIAKKDKKSCFNNPDKARMACPVSCKLCDKKTFHKKSKLSDVVVVRAMCVDIEVDQCNPDVCYTNPDWATENCRKTCMLCKPDIRGPCDTDPRCPFWGQYGYCSTATYIDNHCPYNCDVYSYVPEAPQPYPLPIEPLYAYQPLPYPTAPPGVTPATLPPYYENAPQPTYAPGAQYPAATAAPAPSAPGATAAPAPSAPGATAAPAPSAPEATAAPAPSAPEATAAPAPSAPEATAAPAPAPEAAPSEPEAAPAPAPAPEMAPAPAPEMAPAPEAASAPAPEAAPAPEAASAPAPEAAPAPEAASAPAPEAAPAPEAAPSEQPMPGKKSKSKPSKRKGVKKSKSGHKRHH from the exons ATGAGGGTTGTATATCTTGTGCTTGTGGTTGCTGTAATTATCGCCATCACGGAGGCTAAAT CCGTGAAAAAGAGCAAGACCCGATCTCCTAAACATCCCCGTCATCGTACACTCGCAGATGATTACAAATTGA ATAGGATATCCGCCAAGTACTGCAAGGATTATGACGATAGCTGCAaggcattcggaaaaatagcAAAGAAAGACAAGAAAAGCTGCTTCAACAATCCTGACAAGGCACGTATGGCATGTCCTGTCAGCTGCAAGCTTTGcgacaaaaaaacattccaCAAGAAAAGCAAAC tgaGCGATGTGGTAGTTGTTCGTGCGATGTGTGTAGATATAGAGGTCGACCAGTGCAATCCAGACGTGTGTTACACCAATCCCGACTGGGCCACTGAAAACTGCAGAAAAACATGCATGCTCTGCAAACCAG ACATTCGAGGCCCATGTGACACTGATCCTCGATGCCCTTTCTGGGGTCAGTACGGCTACTGTAGCACCGCTACTTACATTGACAACCACTGTCCGTACAACTGCGATGTCTACAGTTATGTCCCTGAAGCGCCGCAGCCATATCCACTACCCATTGAGCCTTTGTATGCATACCAGCCTCTTCCCTACCCCACAGCACCCCCG GGTGTAACTCCTGCGACCCTACCTCCCTACTACGAGAACGCTCCCCAGCCTACCTACGCACCTGGTGCACAGTATCCAGCTGCAACTGCAGCACCCGCACCCTCAGCTCCTGGGGCAACAGCAGCACCCGCACCCTCAGCTCCTGGGGCGACCGCGGCACCCGCACCCTCAGCCCCTGAGGCGACCGCGGCACCTGCACCCTCAGCCCCTGAGGCGACCGCGGCACCCGCACCCTCAGCCCCTGAGGCGACAGCGGCGCCCGCACCCGCCCCTGAGGCTGCTCCCTCGGAGCCTGAGGCAGCACCCGCGCCCGCCCCCGCCCCTGAGATGGCACCCGCCCCTGCCCCTGAGATGGCACCCGCCCCTGAGGCTGCTTCAGCACCCGCCCCTGAGGCGGCACCAGCACCTGAGGCTGCTTCAGCACCCGCCCCTGAGGCGGCACCAGCACCTGAGGCTGCTTCAGCACCTGCCCCTGAG GCGGCACCTGCACCAGAGGCTGCACCTTCTGAGCAGCCCATGCCTGGCAAGAAGAGTAAGAGCAAGCCGAGCAAGAGGAAGGGAGTCAAGAAAAGCAAGAGTGGACACAAGAGACACCACTAA
- the LOC5497944 gene encoding nematocyst expressed protein 3-like isoform X5, with translation MRVVYLVLVVAVIIAITEAKSVKKSKTRSPKHPRHRTLADDYKLNRISAKYCKDYDDSCKAFGKIAKKDKKSCFNNPDKARMACPVSCKLCDKKTFHKKSKLSDVVVVRAMCVDIEVDQCNPDVCYTNPDWATENCRKTCMLCKPDIRGPCDTDPRCPFWGQYGYCSTATYIDNHCPYNCDVYSYVPEAPQPYPLPIEPLYAYQPLPYPTAPPGVTPATLPPYYENAPQPTYAPGAQYPAATAAPAPSAPGATAAPAPSAPGATAAPAPSAPEATAAPAPSAPEATAAPAPSAPEATAAPAPAPEAAPSEPEAAPAPAPAPEMAPAPAPEMAPAPEAASAPAPEAAPAPEAASAPAPEAAPAPEAAPSEQPMPGKKSKSKPSKRKGVKKSKSGHKRHH, from the exons ATGAGGGTTGTATATCTTGTGCTTGTGGTTGCTGTAATTATCGCCATCACGGAGGCTAAAT CCGTGAAAAAGAGCAAGACCCGATCTCCTAAACATCCCCGTCATCGTACACTCGCAGATGATTACAAATTGA ATAGGATATCCGCCAAGTACTGCAAGGATTATGACGATAGCTGCAaggcattcggaaaaatagcAAAGAAAGACAAGAAAAGCTGCTTCAACAATCCTGACAAGGCACGTATGGCATGTCCTGTCAGCTGCAAGCTTTGcgacaaaaaaacattccaCAAGAAAAGCAAAC tgaGCGATGTGGTAGTTGTTCGTGCGATGTGTGTAGATATAGAGGTCGACCAGTGCAATCCAGACGTGTGTTACACCAATCCCGACTGGGCCACTGAAAACTGCAGAAAAACATGCATGCTCTGCAAACCAG ACATTCGAGGCCCATGTGACACTGATCCTCGATGCCCTTTCTGGGGTCAGTACGGCTACTGTAGCACCGCTACTTACATTGACAACCACTGTCCGTACAACTGCGATGTCTACAGTTATGTCCCTGAAGCGCCGCAGCCATATCCACTACCCATTGAGCCTTTGTATGCATACCAGCCTCTTCCCTACCCCACAGCACCCCCG GGTGTAACTCCTGCGACCCTACCTCCCTACTACGAGAACGCTCCCCAGCCTACCTACGCACCTGGTGCACAGTATCCAGCTGCAACTGCAGCACCCGCACCCTCAGCTCCTGGGGCAACAGCAGCACCCGCACCCTCAGCTCCTGGGGCGACCGCGGCACCCGCACCCTCAGCCCCTGAGGCGACCGCGGCACCTGCACCCTCAGCCCCTGAGGCGACCGCGGCACCCGCACCCTCAGCCCCTGAGGCGACAGCGGCGCCCGCACCCGCCCCTGAGGCTGCTCCCTCGGAGCCTGAGGCAGCACCCGCGCCCGCCCCCGCCCCTGAGATGGCACCCGCCCCTGCCCCTGAGATGGCACCCGCCCCTGAGGCTGCTTCAGCACCCGCCCCTGAGGCGGCACCAGCACCTGAGGCTGCTTCAGCACCCGCCCCTGAG GCGGCACCTGCACCAGAGGCTGCACCTTCTGAGCAGCCCATGCCTGGCAAGAAGAGTAAGAGCAAGCCGAGCAAGAGGAAGGGAGTCAAGAAAAGCAAGAGTGGACACAAGAGACACCACTAA
- the LOC5497944 gene encoding nematocyst expressed protein 3-like isoform X4 encodes MRVVYLVLVVAVIIAITEAKSVKKSKTRSPKHPRHRTLADDYKLNRISAKYCKDYDDSCKAFGKIAKKDKKSCFNNPDKARMACPVSCKLCDKKTFHKKSKLSDVVVVRAMCVDIEVDQCNPDVCYTNPDWATENCRKTCMLCKPDIRGPCDTDPRCPFWGQYGYCSTATYIDNHCPYNCDVYSYVPEAPQPYPLPIEPLYAYQPLPYPTAPPGVTPATLPPYYENAPQPTYAPGAQYPAATAAPAPSAPGATAAPAPSAPGATAAPAPSAPEATAAPAPSAPEATAAPAPSAPEATAAPAPAPEAAPSEPEAAPAPAPAPEMAPAPAPEMAPAPEAASAPAPEAAPAPEAASAPAPEAAPAPEAAPSEQPMPGKKSKSKPSKRKGVKKSKSGHKRHH; translated from the exons ATGAGGGTTGTATATCTTGTGCTTGTGGTTGCTGTAATTATCGCCATCACGGAGGCTAAAT CCGTGAAAAAGAGCAAGACCCGATCTCCTAAACATCCCCGTCATCGTACACTCGCAGATGATTACAAATTGA ATAGGATATCCGCCAAGTACTGCAAGGATTATGACGATAGCTGCAaggcattcggaaaaatagcAAAGAAAGACAAGAAAAGCTGCTTCAACAATCCTGACAAGGCACGTATGGCATGTCCTGTCAGCTGCAAGCTTTGcgacaaaaaaacattccaCAAGAAAAGCAAAC tgaGCGATGTGGTAGTTGTTCGTGCGATGTGTGTAGATATAGAGGTCGACCAGTGCAATCCAGACGTGTGTTACACCAATCCCGACTGGGCCACTGAAAACTGCAGAAAAACATGCATGCTCTGCAAACCAG ACATTCGAGGCCCATGTGACACTGATCCTCGATGCCCTTTCTGGGGTCAGTACGGCTACTGTAGCACCGCTACTTACATTGACAACCACTGTCCGTACAACTGCGATGTCTACAGTTATGTCCCTGAAGCGCCGCAGCCATATCCACTACCCATTGAGCCTTTGTATGCATACCAGCCTCTTCCCTACCCCACAGCACCCCCG GGTGTAACTCCTGCGACCCTACCTCCCTACTACGAGAACGCTCCCCAGCCTACCTACGCACCTGGTGCACAGTATCCAGCTGCAACTGCAGCACCCGCACCCTCAGCTCCTGGGGCAACAGCAGCACCCGCACCCTCAGCTCCTGGGGCGACCGCGGCACCCGCACCCTCAGCCCCTGAGGCGACCGCGGCACCTGCACCCTCAGCCCCTGAGGCGACCGCGGCACCCGCACCCTCAGCCCCTGAGGCGACAGCGGCGCCCGCACCCGCCCCTGAGGCTGCTCCCTCGGAGCCTGAGGCAGCACCCGCGCCCGCCCCCGCCCCTGAGATGGCACCCGCCCCTGCCCCTGAGATGGCACCCGCCCCTGAG GCTGCTTCAGCACCCGCCCCTGAGGCGGCACCAGCACCTGAGGCTGCTTCAGCACCCGCCCCTGAGGCGGCACCTGCACCAGAGGCTGCACCTTCTGAGCAGCCCATGCCTGGCAAGAAGAGTAAGAGCAAGCCGAGCAAGAGGAAGGGAGTCAAGAAAAGCAAGAGTGGACACAAGAGACACCACTAA
- the LOC5497944 gene encoding nematocyst expressed protein 3-like isoform X2, which yields MRVVYLVLVVAVIIAITEAKSVKKSKTRSPKHPRHRTLADDYKLNRISAKYCKDYDDSCKAFGKIAKKDKKSCFNNPDKARMACPVSCKLCDKKTFHKKSKLSDVVVVRAMCVDIEVDQCNPDVCYTNPDWATENCRKTCMLCKPDIRGPCDTDPRCPFWGQYGYCSTATYIDNHCPYNCDVYSYVPEAPQPYPLPIEPLYAYQPLPYPTAPPGVTPATLPPYYENAPQPTYAPGAQYPAATAAPAPSAPGATAAPAPSAPGATAAPAPSAPEATAAPAPSAPEATAAPAPSAPEATAAPAPAPEAAPSEPEAAPAPAPAPEMAPAPAPEMAPAPEAASAPAPEAAPAPEAASAPAPEAAPAPEAASAPAPEAAPAPEAAPSEQPMPGKKSKSKPSKRKGVKKSKSGHKRHH from the exons ATGAGGGTTGTATATCTTGTGCTTGTGGTTGCTGTAATTATCGCCATCACGGAGGCTAAAT CCGTGAAAAAGAGCAAGACCCGATCTCCTAAACATCCCCGTCATCGTACACTCGCAGATGATTACAAATTGA ATAGGATATCCGCCAAGTACTGCAAGGATTATGACGATAGCTGCAaggcattcggaaaaatagcAAAGAAAGACAAGAAAAGCTGCTTCAACAATCCTGACAAGGCACGTATGGCATGTCCTGTCAGCTGCAAGCTTTGcgacaaaaaaacattccaCAAGAAAAGCAAAC tgaGCGATGTGGTAGTTGTTCGTGCGATGTGTGTAGATATAGAGGTCGACCAGTGCAATCCAGACGTGTGTTACACCAATCCCGACTGGGCCACTGAAAACTGCAGAAAAACATGCATGCTCTGCAAACCAG ACATTCGAGGCCCATGTGACACTGATCCTCGATGCCCTTTCTGGGGTCAGTACGGCTACTGTAGCACCGCTACTTACATTGACAACCACTGTCCGTACAACTGCGATGTCTACAGTTATGTCCCTGAAGCGCCGCAGCCATATCCACTACCCATTGAGCCTTTGTATGCATACCAGCCTCTTCCCTACCCCACAGCACCCCCG GGTGTAACTCCTGCGACCCTACCTCCCTACTACGAGAACGCTCCCCAGCCTACCTACGCACCTGGTGCACAGTATCCAGCTGCAACTGCAGCACCCGCACCCTCAGCTCCTGGGGCAACAGCAGCACCCGCACCCTCAGCTCCTGGGGCGACCGCGGCACCCGCACCCTCAGCCCCTGAGGCGACCGCGGCACCTGCACCCTCAGCCCCTGAGGCGACCGCGGCACCCGCACCCTCAGCCCCTGAGGCGACAGCGGCGCCCGCACCCGCCCCTGAGGCTGCTCCCTCGGAGCCTGAGGCAGCACCCGCGCCCGCCCCCGCCCCTGAGATGGCACCCGCCCCTGCCCCTGAGATGGCACCCGCCCCTGAGGCTGCTTCAGCACCCGCCCCTGAGGCGGCACCAGCACCTGAG GCTGCTTCAGCACCCGCCCCTGAGGCGGCACCAGCACCTGAGGCTGCTTCAGCACCCGCCCCTGAGGCGGCACCTGCACCAGAGGCTGCACCTTCTGAGCAGCCCATGCCTGGCAAGAAGAGTAAGAGCAAGCCGAGCAAGAGGAAGGGAGTCAAGAAAAGCAAGAGTGGACACAAGAGACACCACTAA
- the LOC5497944 gene encoding nematocyst expressed protein 3-like isoform X1, whose amino-acid sequence MRVVYLVLVVAVIIAITEAKSVKKSKTRSPKHPRHRTLADDYKLNRISAKYCKDYDDSCKAFGKIAKKDKKSCFNNPDKARMACPVSCKLCDKKTFHKKSKLSDVVVVRAMCVDIEVDQCNPDVCYTNPDWATENCRKTCMLCKPDIRGPCDTDPRCPFWGQYGYCSTATYIDNHCPYNCDVYSYVPEAPQPYPLPIEPLYAYQPLPYPTAPPGVTPATLPPYYENAPQPTYAPGAQYPAATAAPAPSAPGATAAPAPSAPGATAAPAPSAPEATAAPAPSAPEATAAPAPSAPEATAAPAPAPEAAPSEPEAAPAPAPAPEMAPAPAPEMAPAPEAASAPAPEAAPAPEAASAPAPEAAPAPEAASAPAPEAASAPAPEAAPAPEAASAPAPEAAPAPEAAPSEQPMPGKKSKSKPSKRKGVKKSKSGHKRHH is encoded by the exons ATGAGGGTTGTATATCTTGTGCTTGTGGTTGCTGTAATTATCGCCATCACGGAGGCTAAAT CCGTGAAAAAGAGCAAGACCCGATCTCCTAAACATCCCCGTCATCGTACACTCGCAGATGATTACAAATTGA ATAGGATATCCGCCAAGTACTGCAAGGATTATGACGATAGCTGCAaggcattcggaaaaatagcAAAGAAAGACAAGAAAAGCTGCTTCAACAATCCTGACAAGGCACGTATGGCATGTCCTGTCAGCTGCAAGCTTTGcgacaaaaaaacattccaCAAGAAAAGCAAAC tgaGCGATGTGGTAGTTGTTCGTGCGATGTGTGTAGATATAGAGGTCGACCAGTGCAATCCAGACGTGTGTTACACCAATCCCGACTGGGCCACTGAAAACTGCAGAAAAACATGCATGCTCTGCAAACCAG ACATTCGAGGCCCATGTGACACTGATCCTCGATGCCCTTTCTGGGGTCAGTACGGCTACTGTAGCACCGCTACTTACATTGACAACCACTGTCCGTACAACTGCGATGTCTACAGTTATGTCCCTGAAGCGCCGCAGCCATATCCACTACCCATTGAGCCTTTGTATGCATACCAGCCTCTTCCCTACCCCACAGCACCCCCG GGTGTAACTCCTGCGACCCTACCTCCCTACTACGAGAACGCTCCCCAGCCTACCTACGCACCTGGTGCACAGTATCCAGCTGCAACTGCAGCACCCGCACCCTCAGCTCCTGGGGCAACAGCAGCACCCGCACCCTCAGCTCCTGGGGCGACCGCGGCACCCGCACCCTCAGCCCCTGAGGCGACCGCGGCACCTGCACCCTCAGCCCCTGAGGCGACCGCGGCACCCGCACCCTCAGCCCCTGAGGCGACAGCGGCGCCCGCACCCGCCCCTGAGGCTGCTCCCTCGGAGCCTGAGGCAGCACCCGCGCCCGCCCCCGCCCCTGAGATGGCACCCGCCCCTGCCCCTGAGATGGCACCCGCCCCTGAGGCTGCTTCAGCACCCGCCCCTGAGGCGGCACCAGCACCTGAGGCTGCTTCAGCACCCGCCCCTGAGGCGGCACCAGCACCTGAGGCTGCTTCAGCACCTGCCCCTGAGGCTGCTTCAGCACCCGCCCCTGAGGCGGCACCAGCACCTGAGGCTGCTTCAGCACCCGCCCCTGAGGCGGCACCTGCACCAGAGGCTGCACCTTCTGAGCAGCCCATGCCTGGCAAGAAGAGTAAGAGCAAGCCGAGCAAGAGGAAGGGAGTCAAGAAAAGCAAGAGTGGACACAAGAGACACCACTAA